One Gossypium raimondii isolate GPD5lz chromosome 3, ASM2569854v1, whole genome shotgun sequence genomic window carries:
- the LOC105797106 gene encoding uncharacterized protein LOC105797106, which yields MDREQEEMQFLGFFGIYKESYKVIIACRKIFSKITLSLILPLSFIYLLHMEVSSLLFRKIIHTKVELDEAQSPAKAQKLHDLISNEMAYFWLFKAAYFTLFLIFSLLSTSAVVYTIACIYTARELTFGKVMSVVPKVWKRLMVTFLCTFLTMFVYHVVAIFIMVGSVILLLGSDAVDAVLAVLLVLYFVGFLYMTIIWHLASVISVLEECYGFQAMLKGKNLIKGKLWVAIIIFLKLIISLVIIQAAFQSLVVHGSSLGIAMRVVYAIICFLLLSKLILFVLVIQTVIYFVCKSYHHENIDKSALSDHLEVYLGEYVPLKAKDVQLEQFQV from the coding sequence ATGGACAGAGAGCAAGAAGAGATGCAATTCCTTGGCTTCTTCGGCATTTACAAAGAATCCTACAAAGTCATCATTGCATGCAGAAAAATCTTCAGCAAAATCACACTGTCTCTAATCCTTCCCCTCTCTTTCATCTACCTCCTTCACATGGAAGTTTCCAGTCTTCTCTTCAGAAAAATCATACACACCAAGGTGGAACTCGATGAAGCTCAATCACCCGCCAAAGCCCAGAAACTCCACGACCTTATCTCCAACGAAATGGCTTACTTTTGGCTTTTCAAAGCTGCTTATTTCACCCTCTTTTTAATCTTCTCCCTTCTCTCAACTTCTGCCGTCGTTTACACCATCGCCTGCATATACACAGCTCGAGAACTCACCTTCGGCAAAGTCATGAGCGTCGTTCCCAAGGTCTGGAAAAGGCTCATGGTCACTTTCCTCTGTACTTTCCTCACCATGTTTGTCTATCATGTTGTGGCCATTTTCATCATGGTTGGTAGCGTGATTTTATTACTAGGCAGCGATGCGGTCGATGCGGTGTTGGCTGTTTTACTGGTTTTGTACTTCGTGGGGTTCCTTTATATGACCATAATCTGGCACTTGGCTAGCGTTATCTCTGTTTTAGAAGAGTGTTATGGGTTCCAAGCCATGTTGAAGGGCAAGAATCTGATCAAAGGAAAGTTATGGGTAGCCATAATCATCTTTTTGAAACTGATTATCAGCTTGGTCATCATCCAGGCAGCGTTTCAGAGTCTGGTTGTTCATGGAAGCAGCTTGGGGATAGCTATGAGGGTTGTGTATGCAATTATTTGCTTTTTGTTGCTTTCGAAGTTGATCCTGTTTGTATTAGTTATTCAGACGGTGATTTACTTTGTGTGCAAATCATACCACCATGAAAACATAGACAAATCAGCCTTGTCGGATCACTTGGAAGTGTATTTGGGAGAGTATGTGCCATTGAAAGCCAAGGATGTTCAGCTTGAGCAATTTCAAGTGTAG